TCAGCCCCGACCACCGCCTGGGCGTGGGGGACGAGGTCGTCATCAACGTGTGGGGCGACGTCGACCTGCAGCTGACCCGCGTCGTCGACCGCGACGGCTCGATCATCCTGCCGCGCGTGGGCAAGGTGGCCTGCGCCGGGCGCACCCTGGCCGCGGTCGATCAGGCCATCCGCGAGCGCCTGGCCTCGATCCACAGCAGCATCGCCGTCGACGGCAACGCCAAGGGCGACGGGGCGGGCACCTTCGTCGAGGTCACCCTCGGCCATCTGCGCGCCATCCGCGTCTTCGTGGTGGGCAACGCGGTGCGCCCCGGCTCCTACGAACTGAGCTCGGTCTCGACGGTGCTGACGGCCCTGTACGCGGCCGGCGGCCCCACCGACCTGGGCACCTACCGCGCCGTCGAAGTCGTGCGCGGCGGCGAAACGGTGGGCACCTTCGACCTCTACGACTACCTGCTGGGCGGCAGCCGCGCCCAGGACATCACCCTGCAGGAGGGCGACACGGTCTTCATCGGCGACCGCGGGCCTGCCGTGCAGGTGACCGGAGGCGTGCGTCGCCCCATGTACTACGAGCTGGTGGCCGGCGAGTCGCTGGCCCAGCTCATCCGCTACGCGGGCGGCTTCGGCGCCACGGCCGCCCCCGAGGTGATCCGCATCGAGCGCATCCTGCCGCCGGCCCTGCGGCGGGCGGGCCAGCCGGACAAGGTCTTCCTCGACGTCGCCTACGACGCGGCGCGCATGCGCGCCGCCGACGGCGAGCCGGTGGCCATCCTCGACGGCGACGTCGTCACCGTCGACGACATCGGCGACCGCCTCGAGAACTGGGTCGAGGTGCGCGGCCACGTGAAGCGCCCCGGCCGCTACGAGTACCGCGACGGCATGACCGTCAGCGACCTGCTCCAGGCCGCCGAGGGCCTCTGGCCCGACGCCCTGACCGAGCGCGCCGTCATCGACCGCACCACCCCCGACAAGACCTTCCTCTCGGTGGCCGTGCCCCTGCAGGGCGTGCTCGACGGCGCGGTGGCGCCGCCGGCGCTGCAGGCCCAGGACGTGCTGCACGTGTTCGCGCGCTGGGAGATCCAGGAGCGGCCGCAGGTCCACATCACGGGCGAGGTGCACCGCCCCCTGAGCGAGGACTTCCGTGCGGGCATGACCCTGCGCGACCTGATCCTCAAGGCCGGCGGCCTGAAGGAGGGCGCCAACCTGCTGCGGGCGGAGGTCTCGCGGCTCGACGTGGCCGCCGTCACCAACCCCGATCCCAGCCAGCGCCCCGCCCAGACCACGACGGTCATCCCCGTCGCCCTCGGCGACGACTTCCTGACGCGCGAAGCGAGCTTCGCCCTCGCGCCGTACGACCGCGTCGCCATCCGGCGCCTGCCCTGGTGGGAGATGCAGGAGACGGTGGCGGTGCGCGGCGAGGTGTTCTATCCCGGCCTGTTCAGCCTCGAGCGCAAGGACGAGCGGCTGAGCTCGGTGCTGGCGCGCGCGGGCGGCCTGACGCCGGACGCCTATGTCGTCGGCGCGCGCGTGGTGCGGGCGCAGGACGGGGTGGGGAACATCGCTCTGGACCTGGCCAGGGCCCTGGCCGAACCCGGCTCCCAGTGGGACATCGTCCTGCAGGACGGCGACGAGATCGTGATCCCGGACCAGATGTTCACGGTGAAGGTGGTGGGCGAGGTCGGCTTCCCGACGTCGCTGGTGTGGGAAGAGGGCCGGAAGATCAACGACTACGTGGACCGCGCCGGCGGCTATCTCGAGAAGGCCGACAAGGGCAAGACCCGCGTCGTGTGGCCGAACGGGATGTCGCTGCCGAACAAGGGCGGCTCGGAGGTGGTCGCGGGTTCGACGATCATCGTGCCGCTGGAGCCGCCGCCGGAAGGCAAGACGACGATCGAGACGATCCGGGACATCACGGGGATCGTGGCTTCTTTGGCGATGGTGTGGTTGGTGATCGAGAATACGAAATGACTGGATTGAGGGGTAACCCGGAATCTGTCCGTCGTTATAGGGAGCATGGCATGGATATGCAGGGCGAAACCGTCTCTATTTGTGATGTCGACAAGTATGGACTGCTTACTGTCGTGGCAGTATTTGCAAAATATCGCTTGATCCTGGTGCTCGGATTCATCGCGGCTGTAGTAATTGCGGGATTGTATTGGCTTTTGACCCCTGAGAACTACGACTCTTCGTCGACATTCATCCCGTCGTCGAGAGTACTGGGAGACTCGGATTCGGGCCAGTTGGGGGCATTGAAGAGTGCTGCTTTGTCGTTTGGGGTATCGGTATCGGCCGGCAAGGCAGACCCGTCGCTGCTATATAGTAGCTTTTTGGAATCCAGAGTAGTTGCGGAGAAAGCCATCATGGAAGAGTTCGTAGATGCCAATGGGGACACACTGCGTCTGGCGGACCGATTTTCCAAAGACCATTCTTCTCGCGAAGAGGTGATGTATTACGGCAGGAAGTGGCTAAGAAATAAAGTACTTCGAGTTTCCACTGATCCGAAAACGGGAATGACTACGGTAAAGGTGCGACTCGAAAACAGGCAGATCGCCTCAGAGTTGGCGAATTTCCTGGTAAGAGAGGTCGAAGAGTTTAATCGCGGAATTCGAGCCCAGCACGCGATTGATCAATATGAGTTTATTGACAAACGGTATGAGGAGATTGCCGGCAAGTTAGAGGACGCCGAGAGTGAACTGCGGGTGTTTCTTGAGGAAAACCAAGTCCGTCGTGACTCACCAACATTGGAACTTAGACTGAATAAACTGCAGAGAAACGTCAATTTCTATGAGTCTCTTTACAGCAACATGGGTGCGCAGCTTGAGCTGGCCCGCATTGAGTCAATCAAAGATTTTCCGACTATTATTGTAGTCGATGTCGCGCAGCCTGCCGCTTTCAAGTCCTCTCCGCGCCTTGGGAAGGCGCTTGTTCTTTTTGTGTTTGTCATCATGTTCGGGCTTTGCATTGTTGTCTTACTTGTTGACTATTTCGTCGGTGTTTCAGAATCAATGCCGATAATGTATATTCGGTCGGTATTCAAAAATCGATAGCATGCCTGGTTGGCATTGAGTTGGGAGCGACTTGGGACAGAGAGAACTTACTCTTTAGACTTTTGGTGGGCAATGTGCGGGATTTGATCGGCAGGTCTAGTGCCTTTGTACCGCAGTACGCACGGGAGTTTTCCGGACTGTTCCTGGCGGGCAGCTTGAATAACCTGGCGTCATTTTTTGTTACACTCTATGCGGCGAGGGAACTCGGCCCAGAGGTCTTTGGTACTTTGGGCCTGTTGGTCGCACTCAGCATGTTCGGCGTTAGTTTGTTCGATTGCGGTACGTCAGTCAGTATGGTGCGAAGCTACAACGCAAATGAATCTACGTGGTCAGTGTTCCCCACAATACTGTTGTGGAAAGTCGCATTTGGCGCCATTTGCGTTCTTACGTCGTTTTTAATAATCCCTTTTGGGCAAGTTGGCCCTTTGGTTCGGTCGCTCGGCGGGCCGGAGGGCGTAGTCTTATCTGTTGTGGCCTCAAGTCTCACCAGCGTCTGGTTTACCATCAAGGGAGCCTTCCAGGCATTGGGCTACTTTCGGGAGCTTTCATCCCTCCTAGTCGGCTATGCTGCTATTCGATGCATTCTACTAGTGACTTTGGTTGCTTCCAGTGACCCGTCTGTGTTCCTATTCCTTGTAGCGTTGTACATAGTCCCCGTTGGCCTAATCGCACCAATCGGCTGGATTGCATTTGTCCGGAAGTCGAGGTGCGAGGGCACCGACACGTCCGTCGTATGGTCGTTCAAAAACTCGTTTGCGACGCTGAAACGAGTATTTTCATACGGTAAGTGGGTTGCGGTTTCCAGCATTGCTTTTGCCGTACTTTGGAGAGTTCCGATATTTAGTTTGAACAGGCAAGAGAATCTTGAACAGGTTGGGGTTTTCAATGCGGGAATGACATTTGTTGCAATTTTTGTCCTTCTGAATACCTCAGCCCGAACTCTCATTCTTCCAAGGGTTTCAGCTATGTCCACAAACGACGAGCGGATCCGGTTCCGATCGTCGGCGATGAAGTTCGCGGTGCCATATACACTCGTGATGGCGGTGGCTATTGGTGCAATCGCACTAGTCCAGTTCTTTGTTTTAGGTCCAACTTATCGAGCTGCGGTACCCGTGTTCCTGATCCTGGGTGTAGGTACCGCGGTTATGATGTTCGCTGGGTTGTTTAATTCTCTGGTCCACGCCCATGGCGTCCCGAGCATGGACGCAAAGGCCAACCTCGCAAAGATCGTGGTCTTGCTACTGGCTCTTGCCATTGCTCCCGTAAACGTGATCGCAACTGCGACGGTCTTTGCGGTAGTCATAGCTGTAGGGGAATGGGGGCTGTTCGCAGCTCTCTATCGACGAGAGTTTAAACAACGCAATGTGGCAGAGTAGTCGATCGGCAAGTTCCATTGTTAGGCTCTGCTTCAGTGCAGTTGCCTTTTCGATTTGCGTTGGTTCTCTACTGTTTGAACCGGACTGGGCGATGCCCTGTATCGCAATCCTAGCTTTCTCTCCTTTGCTGGATAGAGCTGTCTTTGCCCAGTCTGACCTCCTTACACCCACCGTGTTGGTCCCGCTGATATTCGGCTTGTATGTCATTGGGCCGACTCTCGTGGTACAGGGCTATAGTTCTGATGTCTTGCGCAACTACGGCACTCTCAATCTCTTCGCAATGAGTGGGCTGACTTTGGGGTTGTGGGTAGTCCGGAGGAGACCCACTGCAGAATTGGCGCGAACAGTCGTGGCCTGGGACTTTGAAATCCTCAAAATTGCGAGTTGGGTTCTTTTCCTTCTGGGGGCTCTTGGTATTGCAACTCAGGTTCGTGCATTTGGGGGGATTGGCGCACTGGTTGGAGTAGGCTATGGGGCCGAGAGATACGCACTCTTGCGGACTACGACTACCTTTGGTGCCGGCTTCGAGTGGTGGCTCCTCGGATGTGGGTGCCTGTGGTTCTATTCACTTAGAACGGGAAGGCGTGCAACTGCGCTCTTGTCGGCATTGATCGCTGTTCCCGTGATCCTCCTGCTACTCCAAATCGGTGGTCGCAGTACCATTGTCTATTTTGTGGTATTTGTTGCCGTGCTCTATAGCGAGGGACATAAGCGTATCAGGGGGAGCGCTGTTGTATTTGGCTTGGTTGTTGGTATTGCGCTTGCCCAATTCTACAATCTGGCGAGGTATTTTCTCGCAGAAGGTATACTTACATCGGTATCCGAAACCGCCAAAATCGTTATGCAACACCCAGAAGCAGTGCTCCCGACCTCGGCCAATGAGTTTCGAGCTCCACATACTTCACTCATGGAAGCGCTTGCATACTATCCCGACGCTCGTTATTGGGGCTTGTCATATGCAGCTGGACTAGTGAACGCTGTTCCTGTGCTACCTAGTATTTTGAACATGGACCTTTTGAACATAAGTCGTGTACGGCTTGAGTTTATTGACCCTCTGCTTCTTTCAGAAGGGGGGGGGCTGGGGTTCTCGCCGGTCGCCGAAGGATATCTAAATTTCGGGATCTTAGGCGTTTGGCTACATATGTTTTGTTACGGCGTGCTGGGTGCATGGGTCTTCAGGAAATCTCGAGAAACATCAAGTCTAGGTTGGCTACTCATTGCAGCTGGCGTGATGCCGATACTTTGTTTCGACGGTCTTAGAATCCACTTTGCATCTGCGATCTACAAGTGCCTGAGGGTG
This sequence is a window from bacterium. Protein-coding genes within it:
- a CDS encoding SLBB domain-containing protein — protein: MTSANRLSPRSLRHPCAVVCGLFLFLAAAVATAQEFTPEMLEAASRQTGLSKEELLRRYQQQKAEAPATTEDAASEPGRTSLAGIDDTRAGGAAAAAADRFRDTDAEVVLPYGRELADEALLADLTEAAAAGGTGPRFFGEDFFHLDAGVFTPPSFGPVSPDHRLGVGDEVVINVWGDVDLQLTRVVDRDGSIILPRVGKVACAGRTLAAVDQAIRERLASIHSSIAVDGNAKGDGAGTFVEVTLGHLRAIRVFVVGNAVRPGSYELSSVSTVLTALYAAGGPTDLGTYRAVEVVRGGETVGTFDLYDYLLGGSRAQDITLQEGDTVFIGDRGPAVQVTGGVRRPMYYELVAGESLAQLIRYAGGFGATAAPEVIRIERILPPALRRAGQPDKVFLDVAYDAARMRAADGEPVAILDGDVVTVDDIGDRLENWVEVRGHVKRPGRYEYRDGMTVSDLLQAAEGLWPDALTERAVIDRTTPDKTFLSVAVPLQGVLDGAVAPPALQAQDVLHVFARWEIQERPQVHITGEVHRPLSEDFRAGMTLRDLILKAGGLKEGANLLRAEVSRLDVAAVTNPDPSQRPAQTTTVIPVALGDDFLTREASFALAPYDRVAIRRLPWWEMQETVAVRGEVFYPGLFSLERKDERLSSVLARAGGLTPDAYVVGARVVRAQDGVGNIALDLARALAEPGSQWDIVLQDGDEIVIPDQMFTVKVVGEVGFPTSLVWEEGRKINDYVDRAGGYLEKADKGKTRVVWPNGMSLPNKGGSEVVAGSTIIVPLEPPPEGKTTIETIRDITGIVASLAMVWLVIENTK
- a CDS encoding oligosaccharide flippase family protein, with the protein product MNNLASFFVTLYAARELGPEVFGTLGLLVALSMFGVSLFDCGTSVSMVRSYNANESTWSVFPTILLWKVAFGAICVLTSFLIIPFGQVGPLVRSLGGPEGVVLSVVASSLTSVWFTIKGAFQALGYFRELSSLLVGYAAIRCILLVTLVASSDPSVFLFLVALYIVPVGLIAPIGWIAFVRKSRCEGTDTSVVWSFKNSFATLKRVFSYGKWVAVSSIAFAVLWRVPIFSLNRQENLEQVGVFNAGMTFVAIFVLLNTSARTLILPRVSAMSTNDERIRFRSSAMKFAVPYTLVMAVAIGAIALVQFFVLGPTYRAAVPVFLILGVGTAVMMFAGLFNSLVHAHGVPSMDAKANLAKIVVLLLALAIAPVNVIATATVFAVVIAVGEWGLFAALYRREFKQRNVAE
- the wzy gene encoding O-antigen polysaccharide polymerase Wzy, coding for MSALIAVPVILLLLQIGGRSTIVYFVVFVAVLYSEGHKRIRGSAVVFGLVVGIALAQFYNLARYFLAEGILTSVSETAKIVMQHPEAVLPTSANEFRAPHTSLMEALAYYPDARYWGLSYAAGLVNAVPVLPSILNMDLLNISRVRLEFIDPLLLSEGGGLGFSPVAEGYLNFGILGVWLHMFCYGVLGAWVFRKSRETSSLGWLLIAAGVMPILCFDGLRIHFASAIYKCLRVYLMPVFVYLFIRLSLKSAGTRRRGPRQQDHLQRSTKSREDNLGASEPGAS